A genomic window from Qipengyuania oceanensis includes:
- a CDS encoding LytR/AlgR family response regulator transcription factor: protein MTIRTIIVDDEKLAIQGLQLRLEPFEDVEIIDTCSNGREAIRKIKTEKPDLVFLDIQMPGFDGFSVVKGVMEIQPPLFVFVTAYQEHAIRAFEANAVNYLMKPVDEDKLADTIERVRRRIAQKGAIEEAEKLKTVLTEVAPEAAEEFADSEAETSGRYEKLINVKDRGQIFRVETDSIEHIEAAGDYMCIYTGDNSLILRETMKDLERRLDPRKFQRVHRSTIVNLDQVRQVKPHTNGECFLVLDSGAEVKVSRSYRDVVARFVH from the coding sequence ATGACTATTCGCACCATCATCGTCGACGACGAGAAGCTCGCCATCCAGGGTCTGCAGCTGCGGCTTGAACCCTTCGAGGACGTCGAGATCATCGATACCTGCTCGAACGGGCGCGAGGCGATCCGCAAGATCAAGACCGAGAAACCCGACCTCGTCTTCCTCGACATCCAGATGCCCGGGTTCGACGGGTTTTCCGTGGTGAAGGGCGTGATGGAGATTCAGCCGCCGCTGTTCGTCTTCGTCACCGCGTACCAGGAACACGCGATCCGCGCGTTCGAAGCCAATGCGGTCAATTACCTGATGAAGCCGGTCGACGAGGACAAGCTCGCCGACACCATCGAGCGGGTCCGTCGCCGGATCGCTCAGAAGGGCGCCATCGAGGAAGCAGAAAAGCTCAAGACCGTCCTAACCGAGGTCGCGCCGGAGGCCGCCGAGGAGTTTGCCGACAGCGAGGCGGAAACCTCCGGCCGGTACGAGAAGCTCATCAACGTGAAGGATCGTGGCCAGATCTTCCGCGTCGAGACCGATTCGATCGAGCACATCGAGGCGGCGGGCGACTACATGTGCATCTACACCGGCGACAATTCGCTGATCCTGCGCGAAACCATGAAGGACCTCGAACGGCGGCTCGATCCGCGCAAGTTCCAGCGCGTCCACCGCTCGACGATCGTCAACCTCGACCAGGTACGGCAGGTCAAGCCGCACACCAACGGCGAGTGCTTCCTGGTGCTCGACAGCGGCGCCGAGGTAAAGGTGAGCCGCTCCTACCGGGATGTCGTGGCGCGCTTCGTCCACTGA
- the rpmB gene encoding 50S ribosomal protein L28 — translation MSRICELTGKGRQVGHNVSHANNKTKRVFLPNLQNVTLMSEKLGRSFKFRVSTHGLRSVEHNGGLDNWLLKTRDEKLSTNALKVKRELKKAAKEAA, via the coding sequence ATGTCGCGTATTTGCGAACTGACCGGCAAGGGCCGCCAGGTAGGCCACAACGTGAGCCACGCCAACAACAAGACCAAGCGGGTGTTCCTGCCTAACCTGCAGAACGTCACCCTGATGAGCGAGAAGCTGGGCCGCAGCTTCAAGTTCCGCGTGTCGACCCACGGCCTGCGCTCGGTCGAGCACAATGGCGGTCTCGACAACTGGTTGCTCAAGACCCGTGACGAGAAGCTTTCGACCAACGCGCTCAAGGTGAAGCGCGAACTGAAAAAGGCGGCGAAGGAAGCCGCCTGA
- the nadC gene encoding carboxylating nicotinate-nucleotide diphosphorylase has product MAFQLTGFDLDAFVADTLAEDLGEGLPGGGRDVTSESVIPADARFSGVMDTRDAIHVAGLPVAEAFFRKLDPGMQVEILMEEGAQVPAGTDLMRLEGNARAMLTAERAALNTVQHLSGIATMVAQYVRAMDNPDCTLLDTRKTIPGLRHLEKYAVRMGGGSNHRMGLWDAAMIKDNHVLVAGSVSEAVRRAVEAGVEEIICEVDRIDQIEPALQAGATRLLLDNMEPERLRDAVALVAGRVPTEASGGINLETIRAKAATGVDFVSVGRLTQSAPAADIGLDFTPL; this is encoded by the coding sequence ATGGCTTTCCAACTCACCGGTTTCGACCTCGACGCATTCGTTGCCGATACGCTCGCCGAGGATCTCGGCGAAGGATTGCCGGGCGGTGGGCGCGACGTCACCAGCGAGAGCGTGATCCCCGCCGACGCGCGTTTCTCGGGAGTCATGGACACCCGCGACGCGATCCATGTCGCAGGCCTGCCGGTCGCCGAGGCTTTCTTCCGCAAGCTCGATCCGGGAATGCAAGTCGAGATCCTCATGGAGGAAGGCGCGCAGGTCCCTGCCGGCACCGACCTGATGCGCCTCGAAGGCAATGCCCGCGCCATGCTGACGGCGGAACGGGCTGCGCTCAACACCGTCCAGCACCTCTCCGGCATCGCGACCATGGTCGCGCAATATGTCCGCGCGATGGACAATCCGGATTGCACCCTGCTCGATACGCGCAAGACCATTCCGGGCCTGCGTCACCTCGAGAAATACGCCGTGCGCATGGGCGGCGGCTCAAACCATCGCATGGGCCTGTGGGACGCGGCCATGATCAAGGACAACCACGTGCTGGTAGCCGGTTCGGTGAGCGAGGCCGTGCGCCGGGCGGTCGAGGCGGGCGTCGAGGAAATCATCTGCGAGGTCGACCGGATCGACCAGATCGAACCGGCGCTGCAGGCGGGTGCGACGCGCCTGCTGCTCGACAACATGGAGCCTGAACGGTTGCGCGACGCGGTTGCGCTGGTGGCCGGTCGGGTCCCGACCGAGGCCAGTGGCGGGATCAATCTAGAGACCATCCGCGCCAAGGCGGCGACCGGTGTCGACTTCGTCTCGGTCGGGCGACTGACGCAGAGTGCGCCTGCCGCCGATATCGGGCTCGATTTCACACCATTGTAA
- the tadA gene encoding tRNA adenosine(34) deaminase TadA codes for MATWPIPHPMQRALELARKAAEAGEVPIGAVVARGDEIVAEAHNEPRESHDPTAHAEILAIRRAASALHQERLDGCDIYVTLEPCAMCAGAIVHARIARVYYAAPDPKGGAVEHGARVFAHPQCLHRPELYSGMGENESAELLRGFFRERR; via the coding sequence ATGGCGACTTGGCCGATCCCCCATCCCATGCAGCGCGCGCTGGAACTGGCACGAAAGGCGGCCGAAGCGGGCGAAGTGCCGATCGGCGCGGTGGTCGCGCGCGGGGACGAGATCGTGGCCGAAGCGCACAACGAACCGCGCGAATCGCACGATCCCACCGCCCATGCCGAGATCCTGGCGATCCGGCGCGCCGCGTCGGCACTCCATCAGGAACGGCTCGATGGGTGCGACATCTACGTCACGCTCGAGCCATGCGCCATGTGCGCCGGAGCCATCGTCCATGCCCGGATCGCGCGGGTCTATTACGCTGCACCCGACCCCAAGGGCGGCGCGGTCGAGCATGGTGCCCGGGTGTTCGCGCACCCGCAGTGCCTGCACAGGCCCGAGCTGTATTCCGGGATGGGCGAAAACGAATCGGCCGAGCTGCTGCGCGGGTTCTTCCGCGAACGGCGCTAG
- a CDS encoding ribonuclease T2 family protein: protein MSRRVVPFLVAFALALPAQAMAQAYQCKQPFIMQVPSVERDGPVRELPVTGYTLALSWSPEFCRTREGQQRHSVQCSGTAGLFGLIVHGLWPESGRSWPQWCPAKRGPRPSELRANICLTPSARLLAHEWAKHGSCMTSNPATYYKVVRILYGALAMPDLDFLSRREVLTAGDLREAWLTANPGWRGKRIGIELNARGWLEELRLCYGKDFMPRHCPAQQLGAKDGERLRIWRGL, encoded by the coding sequence ATGTCGCGACGGGTCGTACCGTTTCTAGTTGCATTCGCGCTCGCCTTGCCCGCGCAGGCGATGGCGCAGGCCTATCAGTGCAAGCAGCCTTTCATCATGCAGGTCCCGAGCGTGGAGCGGGACGGGCCGGTGCGCGAACTGCCGGTCACCGGCTACACGCTCGCCCTGAGCTGGAGCCCGGAGTTCTGCCGCACGCGCGAGGGCCAGCAGCGCCATTCGGTACAGTGCTCGGGCACGGCCGGCCTGTTCGGCCTGATCGTCCACGGGCTGTGGCCTGAAAGCGGGCGCAGCTGGCCGCAATGGTGCCCGGCGAAGCGCGGCCCGCGCCCGAGCGAATTGCGCGCCAATATCTGCCTCACGCCGTCTGCACGGCTGCTCGCGCACGAATGGGCCAAGCACGGCAGCTGCATGACGAGCAATCCCGCGACCTACTACAAGGTCGTGCGCATCCTGTACGGAGCGCTCGCCATGCCCGATCTCGATTTCCTCTCGCGCCGCGAAGTGCTGACCGCGGGCGACCTGCGCGAGGCGTGGTTGACCGCCAATCCCGGCTGGCGCGGCAAACGCATCGGCATAGAGCTTAACGCGCGCGGCTGGCTGGAGGAATTGAGGCTATGCTACGGCAAGGATTTCATGCCGCGGCATTGTCCCGCGCAACAGCTCGGGGCGAAGGACGGCGAGCGGCTCCGGATCTGGCGCGGGCTCTAG